One window from the genome of Desulforegula conservatrix Mb1Pa encodes:
- the trhA gene encoding PAQR family membrane homeostasis protein TrhA, which translates to MYKGEWFNSISHLVGAALSLIGLILLVVLAAHQGDPWRIVSFSIYGISLLLLYTFSAIYHSLREGKAKNVFRKFDHLAIYLLIAGTYTPFTLVTLRGVWGWAIFGGVWSLAILGIVLDSLPQKGVRVLPVFIYIIMGWLIIFALRPLLQVLPLMGFVWLLLGGLFYTFGIVFYALDEKIRHFHGIWHLFVLAGSLSHYFSVVFYVL; encoded by the coding sequence ATGTACAAGGGTGAATGGTTCAATAGCATCAGCCACCTGGTTGGTGCAGCCTTATCTCTCATTGGACTGATATTGCTGGTTGTGCTGGCTGCTCATCAGGGTGATCCATGGAGGATAGTCAGCTTCAGTATATATGGAATCTCTCTTTTATTGCTTTATACCTTTTCAGCCATTTACCACAGCCTGCGTGAAGGAAAGGCTAAAAATGTTTTCCGCAAATTTGATCATCTTGCAATTTATCTCCTGATTGCTGGCACATATACTCCCTTTACCCTAGTTACTCTTCGAGGTGTCTGGGGCTGGGCAATCTTTGGCGGAGTCTGGTCTTTGGCAATTCTCGGAATTGTTCTGGATTCTCTGCCCCAAAAAGGAGTAAGAGTCCTGCCTGTTTTCATTTACATAATAATGGGCTGGCTGATTATTTTTGCCTTGAGGCCATTATTGCAGGTTTTGCCTCTAATGGGTTTTGTCTGGCTTCTCTTAGGCGGGCTTTTTTACACGTTTGGAATAGTTTTTTACGCACTGGATGAAAAGATAAGGCATTTTCATGGAATCTGGCATTTGTTCGTACTGGCTGGAAGCCTCAGCCATTATTTTTCAGTCGTCTTTTATGTATTGTAA
- a CDS encoding methyl-accepting chemotaxis protein has protein sequence MKLSIKTKLVMAFSASIIVPVALMCVFLGYSILQKSTDRFILSTQNELRQVNAAINIFFQEAGYNVIRLADHDVMQEADDTLPNYSKSTEKIKDNYASIGGVTAKINKVLASVDAAHPGYVEVFMGTEIGGFISSLESEMPAGYDPRKRPWYTKAIQTGAKTTLSDAYLSTTGDVTISIVSPIKSKKDSKLIGMTGIDISLKGLTDIVDKIKMGESGYVMLVQNDGTILANPKDRDTLFKKLGELGDEGMKKLGLATDRVEFEIKGEKWIAGIYTSPELGWKFMGLIPKDELMHDFYAMLKIMIAVSVIVFLIFISLAAWISGSIASPIVTATEMLKDIAQGEGDLTKRIRVKTNDEVGEMAKWFNLFIENLKNIIADVSKSTSLVNHASDGLLKIAGELALTSKNTSEKSATVAAAAEETGVSINSVANASEEATSNINIVATAAEEMTSTINEIAKNSEKARSISESAVMKSVNASKKMDALGDAAKDISKVTETINEISEQTNLLALNATIEAARAGEAGKGFAVVANEIKELARQTAEATRDIRSRIDGIQKTTGETVSEIEIVSKVITEIDEIISTIATSIEEQTAATKEIASNVGQAFHGLQAVSHNVVQGASVIKMIAKDIGMVNTSAGEMSSGSQKVNTSATELKKMAEELNKIVNSFKI, from the coding sequence ATGAAACTATCCATCAAAACAAAACTTGTAATGGCATTTTCAGCATCAATTATTGTTCCGGTTGCCCTTATGTGCGTTTTTCTTGGCTATAGTATACTTCAAAAATCCACGGATAGATTCATCCTTTCAACACAGAACGAGCTAAGGCAGGTTAATGCGGCAATCAACATATTTTTTCAGGAAGCCGGATACAATGTCATCAGGCTTGCAGATCATGACGTTATGCAGGAAGCTGACGATACTCTTCCTAATTACTCCAAAAGCACTGAAAAAATAAAGGATAATTATGCGTCAATTGGCGGGGTGACTGCAAAAATCAATAAGGTACTTGCAAGTGTGGATGCCGCACATCCAGGATATGTCGAAGTTTTCATGGGTACCGAAATCGGAGGTTTTATTTCATCCTTGGAGTCTGAAATGCCGGCTGGATACGATCCACGGAAAAGGCCGTGGTATACAAAGGCAATTCAGACCGGAGCAAAGACCACACTTTCAGATGCTTATCTTTCAACGACAGGAGACGTAACAATCTCAATAGTTTCGCCTATAAAATCAAAAAAGGATTCGAAGCTTATTGGTATGACCGGAATTGATATCTCTCTGAAAGGTCTCACTGATATAGTCGACAAAATCAAAATGGGAGAAAGTGGATATGTGATGCTCGTTCAGAATGACGGCACGATTTTGGCCAATCCAAAGGATAGAGATACTCTTTTCAAGAAACTTGGAGAGTTAGGTGACGAAGGAATGAAAAAATTAGGATTGGCAACTGACAGGGTCGAGTTCGAAATAAAGGGTGAAAAATGGATAGCTGGGATTTACACCTCACCAGAGCTTGGCTGGAAATTCATGGGACTCATTCCAAAAGATGAACTCATGCACGATTTTTATGCAATGCTTAAAATCATGATAGCTGTTTCAGTAATAGTTTTTTTGATTTTTATAAGTCTTGCGGCCTGGATTTCTGGCTCAATTGCTTCACCTATAGTTACAGCTACTGAAATGCTGAAAGATATTGCCCAGGGTGAAGGTGATCTTACAAAAAGAATTAGAGTCAAAACAAACGATGAAGTCGGTGAAATGGCAAAATGGTTTAATCTGTTCATTGAAAATCTCAAAAATATAATTGCGGATGTGTCAAAAAGCACGAGTCTGGTCAATCACGCATCGGACGGGCTGCTAAAAATAGCTGGCGAGCTTGCTTTGACATCAAAAAACACCTCTGAAAAATCAGCAACTGTTGCAGCTGCGGCTGAAGAAACAGGAGTAAGCATAAATTCTGTCGCTAATGCTTCTGAAGAGGCCACTTCAAATATAAATATTGTGGCTACGGCAGCAGAGGAAATGACTTCGACAATCAACGAAATAGCCAAGAATTCTGAAAAAGCCCGGAGCATTTCAGAATCGGCTGTTATGAAATCCGTCAACGCTTCTAAAAAAATGGACGCTCTTGGGGATGCGGCAAAAGATATCAGCAAGGTTACTGAAACAATTAACGAAATATCTGAACAGACAAATCTTCTTGCTTTGAATGCCACAATAGAAGCGGCAAGGGCAGGCGAGGCCGGCAAAGGATTTGCTGTTGTCGCCAATGAAATAAAGGAACTCGCCCGCCAGACAGCCGAAGCTACAAGGGACATAAGAAGCCGTATTGACGGAATTCAGAAAACAACCGGGGAAACAGTCTCAGAAATTGAGATCGTGTCAAAGGTAATAACCGAAATAGATGAAATTATTTCAACAATAGCAACTTCAATTGAAGAGCAGACAGCTGCCACAAAAGAGATAGCAAGCAATGTGGGACAGGCATTCCATGGTCTTCAGGCTGTGAGCCATAATGTCGTTCAAGGAGCGAGTGTTATAAAAATGATAGCAAAAGACATTGGCATGGTGAACACATCCGCAGGTGAAATGTCGTCCGGAAGCCAGAAAGTTAATACAAGTGCGACAGAACTTAAAAAAATGGCTGAAGAGCTGAACAAGATTGTTAATTCGTTCAAAATATGA